CATCCATTTCGGAGGTGCCGTCTGGCGCGGCAGCAGGCTCGACGGCACCGTCGGCCGTCTTTTCCTGCTGCTTGATCTCCGCTTCCGCCTCCTCGACCGATCCGCCGATGCCGAGCTTCTGGCGGAGGGCCAGGATTTCCTCGATCAGGCCGCGCTCGGTCTCCCAGCGCGCGCCCAGGCTGACGGCCTCGGCCTTCAGCTTTTCGATCTCGGCCTCGAGCTCCGGGATCAGGTCGGACTCGGTGCCGATATAGGACGCCTCGTCGCGGCGGACGGCGGAAAGCGCGCGGTCGAGCTCCTCGATCCGACGCTCGGTGCCGTCGAGGCGCGCCGGCTTGGAGGAGATCGAGAGCTTCACCCGGGCGGACGCGGTGTCGAGCACGTCGACGGCCTTGTCGGGCAGCTGGCGGCCGGAAAGATAGCGCGCGGAGAGCTTGGCCGCGGCCACCACTGCATCGTCGCGGATGTAGACGCCGTGGCTCTTCTCGTAGAGGCCGCGCAGGCCGCGGATGATGGTGACGGCCTGGTCCGGGGTTGGTTCGTCGAGCTTGACCAGCTGGAAGCGGCGGGCGAGCGCGGCGTCCTTCTCGAAATACTTCTTGTATTCGCTCCAGGTGGTGGCGGCGATCGTCTTCAGCTCGCCACGCGCGAGCGCCGGCTTGAGCAGGTTGGCCGCGTCGCTGCCGCCGGCCGATCCACCCGCGCCGATCATCATGTGGGCTTCGTCGATGAACAGCACGATCGGCTTGGTGGAGGCCTTCACCTCGTCGATGATGCCCTTCAGTCGGTTCTCGAACTCGCCCTTCACGCCCGCGCCGGCCTGAAGCATGCCGAGGTCGAGGCCGACCAGCTCGACGCCCTGCAGGAAGGCGGGCACGTCGCCCTGGGCGATCTTCAGCGCGAGACCTTCGACGACGGCGGTCTTGCCGACGCCGGGCTCGCCGACGCAGATCGGATTGTTCTTCCGGCGCCGGCCGAGGATGTCGATCATCTGCTGGATCTCGAGATCGCGGCAGAACACCGGATCGATCCGGCCCGAGCGCGCCTGCTCGGTGAAGTTGATGGTGAAGCGGCCGAGCGCGCTGTCTTCGGTGATGCCGGCGGCGGGCGCCGCACCGGTGCTGCCGTCCGCCTTGCCGGCCTCGCCGGGCTGGGTGGCGAAGGCGCCGGCCTGTTCCTCGGAAGCCTGGGTCAGTTCGCCGAACCGGCGCTTGGCCTCACGGGCGGAAATCTGTTCGATCAGCGAATACCAGTCCGCGCCGCCATAGCGGCCGGGGGTCTGGAGCAGCGCGATCAGGAGCGCGCCGGAGCGGATCTCGCCGAGATTGAGCTCGACGGAGGAGATGATCCAGCCGTCGGTGAGCCATTCGATGAGGAGAGGAGAGAAGACGGGGCGGCCGGAATTGCCGCTGCGCAGGCCCTCGACGGTGCGCTGAAGGGCGCGCCGGAGATTGGCCGGGTCGATGTCGAACGCGCGCAGCATGGCCTGCAGGTCGCGGTTCTCGTCGTCGATCATGACCAACAGCAGATGGTCGATGGTGACTTCGTAGTGGCTGCTGGACACGCACAGTCCGGAAGCGGTCTCCAGGCTGCGCTTGGTGTACGGGTTCAGACGCGCAAAGAGCGCCTTGAGATCGGGCTGCATACTGGTCCTCCCCCGAGCAGGAACCGGATTTTACACGACTTTGCCGCCCGCACCATCCGGTGGCACGGGCGGCAGTTCGTTGATAGGGCCATTTCTGGCCTCTCGCCAGCGCTTAGCTGCTGGCGGTGTTCCGGGAGACGCTGGCCTGAACCGAAGCGGCCATGGCTTCGTGGTCGGCGGTCTCGAAGGAGAAGTTGATCACCAGGATCTCGTCGAGGTCGCGGACCGCGTCGCCCGAGCCCGACTTGGACTTCACCAGCTCGCTGGGCTCTTCACCGCACATCGACTTGAAGCCGGTGATGATGCCCTTCTTGTAGGTGTGCTTGAAGTGGTTCTCGTTGGTGCCGTCGCTCTTCTGGCGGTACCGCTCGATCACCACTTCGTCGAGGGTCTCGCCGTTGTCGAACATCGTGCGGACCGAAGCTTCCAGCGCCGTGCCGCCCTGGCACGCAACTTCCACCGGGAAGTAGACCTTGGAACCGGTCGCCTGACCGGTCGTGCTGCGCTGGGTCTCGCCGCCCTCGTTGAACCAGGCGAGCGTCACCTTCTTCTCGTAGTTGGAAACGGCCAGGGTGCCGTCGCTGTCCGCGGTGTTTGCCTTCTGGCTGACTTCCCCAGACTTCGAACCCTTCATAGTCATGAAGTAACGGTATTTCATTTTCTTTGCTCCATTCGACCACTATCGCCAGCGGGTGATTGGTAGTTAGTATAAGCCAACCCCCATGACAATGTGCCGACAATGCCTTCAATTCCTAAAATTTCTGCAATGTGGCTATCTTGGTCGCGCGGTAGATTACATAAGGATGGCAGCAAGGCGCAGGCATTCACGGAAGTTCCGCATATGTTCGCGACGCTGTGGGGCGGTAGTCCAGATTCCGGATCTTTAAGGTCAGTCTAATTAACCAGTCGACAAAGGTGGAGGTGGCGATGGAAACCGGTGTCGTGAGCATGAATCTCGAGATAAAGGGGCAGGAGCTTCAGGATCTCGATATGGTCTCTTTCGAAGGCTGGGAAGAAATCTCCGAGCCTTACGTGTACATTGTGCGGTTTCTGACGACGACCGACACGACGACTAAGACGTTGACCGGCAAGCAGGTGACGTTCGACTACGAAGTGGCCGGTCTGCTCGAGCAGAACGAGCCCGCCTATGTGCACGGCTACATTCACGGCCACCGCATCCTGGGTCTTTCGCTGGACCGCAAGTTCGTGACCGAGCTGGAGATCCGCCCGCGTCTCTACAAGCTTTCCCTGTCCGGACAGACGCAGGTCTTCGGCACGACCTCCAAAATAAAACTTCCCGACCTGGCCAAGTCGATCCTGTCGCCGAGCAGCTACAAGGAGGGGACGTCCACCCAGGGCGATTTCTCCGACGACCGCGAGATCGACTGCGACATGCCGGGGGACGTCGACCAGACCGAACGAAGCTTCATCGTTCAGTACCGCGAGACCGATCTGCACTTCCTGTCGCGCATCATCGAGAACGAGGGCATCTTCTATTTCGTCTCCAACGACAAGTCGAAGGAGACGGTCCAGTTCGGCGACAAGAACCACATCTTCAAGAAGATCGGCGGCAAGGTGCCCTACATCCCGCAGCACCTGGTCAATGCTGCCCCGGTCGAAGAACACGTCCGCACGGTTCACATGCGCGCGGAGATCGCGCCCAAGAAGATGTACGTGCGCGACTACAACCCGAACGAAGCCAGCCGGCGCGGGCAGTATCTGCGCAATCATGCCGTCGACAGCAACGGCAGCGGCGCGATGGTGTCCTACTACGAGCACTACACCTCGACCTCGGACGGCGATCGCTACGCCAAGATCCGGGCGGAGGAGAAGATCGCCTGGCAGCGGGTCTTCGAGTGCGAGACCAACTCCACGCGGCTGCGGCCGGGCTATCTGTTCACCATGGACACCGACGAGACCAAGCTGAACGGTCTCAACCAGCGCTATCTCGTCGCCGGGTGCCATGTCCGCTATTCCAAGGGACTCGACAGCGTCTGGGTGGAGGACGGGCATCCGTTCAAGAACGAGATCGTCTGCATCGCGCTGCCGAGCGACGCCACCTGGACCTTCCGCCCGAAGCGCCGGGCCGAGAAGCCGAAGGTCGCCGGCCTGATCCGGGCGCTGGTGGACAACGACGCCGGCGGACAGGAGGCCAAGCTCGACGACAACGGGACCTACAAGATCCGCCTGGTCGAGGAGGAGAGCACGGAGAGCCGGCTGCCGTCGGGCAAGGCGAGCGCGAACGTCCGCCATGCGCTGCCCTATGGCGGCGGCCAGGACACCGGCTTCCAGTTCCCGCTCTACAAGGGGACCGAGGTGATCCTGGCGTGCATCGAGGGCGATCCGGACCTGCCGGTGATCGTCGGCACGGTCGCCAACTCCGACAACAAGACCGTGCTGGACGGGATCGACAAGGCGCTCAACAAGAACAAGACGAACCGTATCCGCACCCGGTCGGGCATCACCATCGAGCTCATCGACGGGTAAGATCCGGCGGATCGCTCGGACCGGGGAAGCGGTTTCCCCGTCGCCGGGAAAGGCTTTAGAAAAACGCCGCGTCCGGATGGCATCATCCGGGCGCGGTTTCGTCCCGGCCCGCCGGTGACGAACGAGACGGTCTGACCGGGCGCCGGGCCGGCGTCGGCGGACACGAGGATGAGAGGGCGTTGGGAATGGTGCAGAGCATCTGGCATCCGCCGGGGGAGGAAACCGATGCGTTCACCGCAGCGGTGCTGGACGCGGTCCGGATGCGGCTTCCGGCCCATTTCGGGACCCAGTCCCTGGAGCCGCTGCAGCTCGGCGAAGAGCGCAGCGTGCTGCCCGACGGAACGCCGGTCGTCATTGTGGCGGTCGCCCAGTATTCCCAGGGGGACGAGTGGTACGGACGGCCGGTGCTGCGGTTCGACCTGGCCGGACACGCCGCCCGCAGGGAGGTGGCCCGCCGGTTCACCGGACATGCGCTCGTCGACACGGAGACCAAGGCGTTCCTGGAACTCGATGTCCAGTTCACGACCGAAGCCGAAGTCCGCCGATAGGGCACGTCCCGTTCGGACCGTTTCGGTCTGACCGAAACGGACGTGTGCAAGCTATCGAGGGTGGCCCCATTGTCTATTGCTTGGATTCTTCCATCCGGACCGGATCTCGATCCGGTGAGGCCCCGGTTGCCGCTGCCTCGGCGATGACGTCTTCGAGCGTGGCGCGGGCCATGGCGATCACCTCCGCCCGTTTCTGACCCGGAGAGAACTCCACCAGCCGGATCGACGGATACCAGACCGCCCGATCCCCCCCTTCGGCCTTGCGCCAGTACCAGAACTGGCCGCCCGGGACGATCGCCACGCCGGGAATGCCGAGCGCGCCGGCGATGTGCACCGGAAGCCCGTCTCCGCCGATCACGGCATCGAGGGCGGAGACGGCGGCGACCGCGCCGTCGAGGCCCTGGATGTGCAGCCCGCCGTCGATCGCCTCGGGCATGGTGGCCAACTGGGACCGGTACTGGTCCCAGACCAGCGAGACGGGCGTGGCCGAAAGACAGTCGAACACGTGCCGGAACGCCGTCAGATCCAGGCCGGGCGGGAACGCCGACCAGGCGAAGCCGATGCGCGGCGCCGGCATCTCGGAGACCGCCTGGGCCCACATCGCCGCGGTGCTCTCGGCGGCGACCAGACATTGGGGCGCCGCGATCATCTCCGCCTCTGAAATACCGGCCCGGGCCGGCAATGCGAGCAGGGGCAGGTCCTCCGGTTCATCAGAGCCCGGTTCCGCAGCCGGGTTGGACCCGGTTCCGTCCTGCGGCGCGGGCGCGGGCGCGCCGTGCCGGACCCGCCCGGCGAGCGCCGCCAGCCATTCGGGGGCGGCGATGGTGATCTCGTGGCCCCGGCTCTGGGCAAGGGGTATGGCCCGCAGAAGGGGCACGGTTTCCAGAACGCCGATCGTGTCGTCCAGGCGGACGCGGAGCCGGGCGGGGCCCTGCAGGGGTTCCTCCGAGGACAGAGCCGGCCAGATCTCGTCCGACCGGCCAAGCCCGATGAGGCTGTGGCGCTCCACCGTCCGGGCGAGCAGCGACTGCGGGGCGCGGCGCAGACACTCGCGGGCCGCCGTCAGCGCCTGCTCCCGCCGTCCGGCCCGGTGGAGGAGCTGGCTCATGGTTTCCAGGAGCACCGGGTCGTCGCGGTTGTCGCGCAGCTGCTTGACGATTCCCGCCAGCGCGTCGTCGGTCTGGCCGGCGGCGAGCCGGAGCGAGGCGAGGCGGCCGTGCAGATCGGGCAGGCGCGGGTGGAGGACCAGCATCCGTTCAATGAGGCCGATGCCGCGCTCCGTGTGTCCCGTCGCCTCCAGCGCCCCGGCCAGAAGGGAGGCGAAGGCGGGATTCAGCGGTTCCAGCGCGTGCGCGCGCTCGGCATGATCCAGCGCATCCTTCGGACGGCCGGATCCGGCGTAGATCGTCGACAGGTTGGCATGGGCTTCCGCGGTGTCGGGTTTCACCTCGAGCGCCTTGCGGTAGCTGGCGATCGCCTTCGCCAGATCGCCCCGCATCATGTGCGCGCCACCGAGCGCGACCAGCACCTCCGGCCGGTCCGGATGGACCTGGTAGGCGGTCTCGATATGCTCCACGGCGTCGTCGAGCCTGCCGGTGGAAATCAGCATTTCCGCAAGGCCGATGCGCGCCTCGACCCGGTCGGGCGCCGCCGTGACGGCTGCCTCCAGACAGGTCAGGGCGTAGTCGCTCTCATCGCGCAACCGGTAGACGACGGCCAGGTTCTCGTAGTTGACCGGGTTGCCGGGGTCGAGGGAGGTGGCCCGGCCGATGACCTCGAACGCCTCGTCGACGGCTCCCCGGCGCAGCAGCACCCCGCCGAGACCGGACACGGCGGCAGTGTTCTGGGGCTCGGTCGTGAGGACGTCCCGGAACAGCGCTTCGGCTTCGTCGAGGCGGTGGCGCTCCACGTGATCGGTCGCCGCCTTCAGGCGTTCGTCGGTCGTCAGCATCGGTCCTGTCCTTCCGCCTCCGGCCGGGGCGAGGCCGCGGTGGCCGCGATCCCCCGGGGGATGCGGAAATGGCTTCTGGCGTGTGAAATATCCGGCCGGGGCCGGGCCGCCGGACCGGGACTGGTTCGCATGGGACCCGTCAGGCCGGGCCGGCGGCGCGCCGGAGCGACGCAGCCATCGGCGACCCCCGCGGTCGGGCTTCCGGTCAGCCGACCGTCACGCGCTTGCCGTCCATCCGCAGATCCTCCGTGGCGACGAGCACCGTCGAATAGGAGGCCTGGGTCATGACGCCGGAGACCTTCACCGACAGCGTTCCGATCATCTGGTTGTCGGTGTTGTCGACGATTTCCACCCGGTCGAGCGCCTTGGTGACGATGCGTTCCGACATGGTTTCCAGCGAGCGGGTGTTGGTCTGAATGCGGCCATAGACCTGCTGAAGCCCTTCGCCGACCATGGTCAGGGTCTTGGCGGTGAGTTCGGCCTTCGGCGCGGTGAGCGAAATCCCGCCGGCGCTGACGGCGTAGCTGCCTTCGGTTTCCACGGACACCTCCGAGCCGCGCAGGCGCAGCGGACCGTCCGGGTTCGACAGGGTGACCGCCTGACGCTCGGGATCCGGGCGGGAGAGGATGTGGAGGATCGTGCCGCGCCCTTCCTCCTCGACCACGTAGAGCACGCGGTCGCCGGTCTGCGGCTCGACGAGGCAGCTGACGGCGCGGCGCGCCAGAACCGGGCCGTGCTCCGTCTCGAGACGGAAGCGCCGGTCGGCGACCTCGCCGACCTGGCCGGTGGCGAACTCCGACTGGCTGCGCGCCGCGGGCTCGCCGATCGTGGCTTCGGTCACTTCGGCGATGAGGGTGGTGCCGCTCTTGACTTGCATGGGGCCATTCTCCGACTGCGGACGGGGACCTTATGGCAGATTTTCGGGCCGACCGTCAGATATTGATCTCGGCCGTCGAGTTCACGCGGCTCTCGACGCCGAACAGGTCGGCGTCGATGTCACCCTGGGTGATGTCGATGTTGCTGAAATCGAGGTCCGAAAAGACGTCGGTCGCATCGGCCAGCGACTGCTTGATCCGCGCCAGGATGTTGGAGCTCTTGATGGCATCGATGCCGTTCTTCAGGGACTTGCTGTCGAGCTCCTTCCCGATCGCCGTGCTGTCGACCGCGGTGGCGCCGGACATCAGCAAGGACGTGCCGGTTTCGGCACCGCGCACGATGGCACTCAGGAAGACGAAGAAGGGAGCCACGCCGATGGTGACGCTGGTCGCTGCGGCGAGCGTGATCGAGGTCGAATTGCCGCCCGAGGATTCCTGGTTTCCGAAGACCTCGACGAACCCGCTGTGGATGGTCTTCTTGAGGCCTGCCGCCGGGCACTTCAGGGTCACGTTGCCGGTCTTCGAGCGGGCCTTGAAGGCTTCCGACGTCTTGATCTGGACGGTGCCGTCGGGAACGGACGGCACGTCGGAGTTTTCATCGACCACATAGCCGGACTGGAGAAAGACGCTGCGGGAGGTGAGCTCCAGGGAGGAGTCGGCCTCCAGAGCGAACGCGCCCTTGACCACCTGGATGTTGAGCGACGCCGCGCTCTGGGCGTAGCTCTCCTCGGCCGCGACGATCGTGACATCGCCGTCGGTGCTCATCAGGATGCCGTCGGAGGACTCCAGTCCGCGGGTGAAGTTCGACGGCAAGCCGGTCTCGCCGGGCACGTACCGGCCGAGCCGCAAATAGGCCACGTCGGCGTTGTCCGATCCGTAGTCGACCGTCATTCTCAACGTCGGTTTGGTCATCATTTTCCTCCCGGACGGCCGGACCGTCTGCTTCGGCGCACCGCTACATGGTGTTCTGGACGCCGGTCCGCGACGCCACGGCCTTGGACTTCAAGCCGGCCAACTTCAGCGCAAGCCCCACGCCTTTCGTCTCGTTGCCGAGGGCCTTCTGGTCCTGCTCCACCAGGGCGTTTTCCTGGAAGGCCATGCCATAGATCGTCGTCAGACCGATCAGGAACGCCCCGAGGCCCACATTCTTCTGGGCCGCCAGACCGATCGAATTCGACGAGTACGCGAACTGGAAGTCCGCCAGCTTGACCGTCACGCCGAAAATCGAGAGGCCGGGCATCGAGCCGACGATGCCGGAGGTGTTCAGACTGCTCACGATCGAGGCGACGAACCCGGCCGTGACGGAGTTCACGAAGCCCATGTTGAACGTGTTGACCTTGCTGCTGTAGGTCGTGTCGGTGGTGTTCACGACGACCACGTTCTGGGCGGAGTTGAATTCGGTGATGGACTCCGAGTCGCTTTTGATCTTGTCGGAAGCATAGACCAGGAGCTCCTTGTCGGTGGCGCTCTGGGCCGCGCTGGACGCCGTCACCGCGTTGATGACGACGCCGGAGCCCTTCAGGGTCGCGCTCTTGCCGTCCTTCACTTCGTAGGTGACCGGATAGCCCTGGGCCGTATAGCTGGTCTCGGTCGTCGAACTGCCTTCCAGCACATCGATCCGAAGCACGGCATCGGTGGTGTCCTGGGGATCGCCGATCAGGATCTCCGCATCGTCCTGGAACTCAATCTGGACGGCCTGGTCGGCGTTGACGAGCAGAACGCCACCGGTGGTCATGAACACCCCGTCGGACTCCTCGAACGACCCGTCGTACATGGAGGGTTCGAGGGTGCTTTCCTTCGACTGGTAGGTGCCCAGACGCAGATAGGCGGTGATCTCGCCGGTCTCGGTGTCGGAGGTGGAGAACACCGTTGCCGCCATGTCAGCATCCTTTCCCGTCTGTCCCGGCGTGTCGGCCTCGGTGGGGCGTTTCCACCCGAGCGCACGGGGTCGCTAGTTCGATGAGACGGCGACCGTGTTCACCGCCGTGCCGTTGTTCTCGCTGAGGGCGCCGGACTGGCTTCCCCCAAGGGCCTCATCCTCCGAATTGACGAGGGAGTTGGAGTTGCCCGCTCCGGTCGCGGACGATTCCGCGCCGGCGATCGGCAGCATCAGCCCGATCAGGAATGCCTTGATGCCGAAATTGGCGTTCTCGAACGCCGCGGCGCCACCGGCAAAGCCCTTGTTCGTGAAGCTGAGCATCGAGAAGAAGGCCGCCTGCAGATAGGGGGAAAACCGGGCGACCGAGACCTCCGAGGAGTTGAGCAGGGACGCGCTCGTCGACCCGCCCAGGGTGAAGGTCGTATTCGTCTTGTAGTGGGAGGTGCTGCTGCTGGAGAACGAACTCGTGTAGTTCTGATCGACCACGTAGCGCAGCGTCTCGCAGGTGATCTCGATGCCGGTTTCCGCGTGAAGCGTGACGCCATCCTCGGCTTCCAGCGTCACGTTGATGTCGTCCGTGGGCGGAGACGAACTCGCGCCGAAGCCGGTGGTCATCGCGCGCACGCTCGTTTCGCCGGAGACGACCGCCGAAATGGCCTTGTCGCCGTCGACGGTCATGCCGTTGCCGGCGCTCACCACGATGTCGTTGCCGCCGTCGACCGTCAGCTCGGCGTTGGTCATCAGGTAGATGCCGCTGCCCGGCGTGAACTTGCTGTCGATGTAGCCGTCTTCGGCCGATCCCGACCCCAGATAGGAGCCCAGCCGAAGATAGGCGAGCGGTGTGCTCGGATCGTCCGCTTCCGGCGTGAAATAGCTGTTCTGATTGTCGCTCATCGGCCGGCACCCGCTCATTCCGGTGGTGCCGGGAGACGAACTGCCGAAACCTGAGGACGATCGATGCGCGGTCCGGCCGGCGGCGGCCGCCGCGCACCCGTCCTGTTGCAGACCATCGGTTCCGATCAGGGCGGTGGACCCCGACGCCGACCTCGTCCGGCGAAACGGTCATCCCCGCCCGTTGGTCATCTCCAACGACACGTCGTTCGGAAGGTCGACCAAGGAGTGTCCGGCTGCAGATCTGTTCCCGCCAGGCTCCCCAATTCCCCTCTCAAGCAATCTGCGCACACTGTCACAAAAATGCAATAAACATTGCCGGTTTTTAATAAAAAGCCTTGCCGGCGGAAGAGATCGCCCGCTATCCGGCCGTGCGTCCGTCCGTCATCAGAAGTATTCGGCCGCCACCTTGGCGTCGGGAGCGCGCGTGGCTCAGGCCGGCATCAGCAGCAACTGCTTGATCTGGCACGGCGACAGCTGCGCACCGATGCCGCTCGGAGGAATGCCGTCCGGCAACGACACGTTGAGCATCGCTGTCGACGGCATGAACACCACGAAGTAACCGATCTTGCAGGTCGCGTCCCGGTTCATCATGGCGATCTGTCCGCCGGTGACGCTGGGTGCGATATCGCCGACGCTGGTGGTCGTGGTGTCGAGCACCCGTTTGGCCGGCATGCAGCAGGAGAAGTTCGTCACCTGGGACGGAACCACGGTGGCCTTGAAGCCTGTGTTGCAGGTCGGCGTCGGGATCGGCGGCACCGAGGGGACCAGGTCCACGGAGAGGTTCGTATTGGTGCCCGTCGGGCTGGTGCAGTCGTTGAAAATCATGGTCAGCCCCAATCTCGCTGGAGCATTTCCCGTTCAGATTGACACCATCGGAACGAAAAGGAACTGCTCAAACTAGTGAACCTGGAGCCATTTCCTATCGATCAGATATTTCCAGCTGATCGGAAAAGGCTCCCCGTCCGGCGTGGACCGGACAGATGTTAGGATGAGCCCACCGGCCCCGTGCTTCAATGGCCTTACCGGAATTTAAGGCGCTAGTAGCTCCGCATATAGGCGCCGGCGATCCCGTTGTGCGCGCCCCAGAGATCGGCGTCGATCTCTTCCTGGGTGATCGTGAAAGCCTCGGTGAGGGCCTTGGAGAGCTCCTGGTTGAGCGACGTGATCTCGTTCTTCACATGAAGGCCGATGCCGAACGTGCCGATCCCGAGCAGCGTGTCCCAGATCGACTTGTTGTCGAGCTTGGTCACGTGGGCGCCGATCTTGTAGAGCGCCATGGTGGACGCGCTCAGGGCCATCTTGGATTCCGTGAGGCGGACCTTCATGCGCCACCAGGAGAACGAGGGATAGACGCCGATGGGCACGTCGGTCAGGGCGCCGAGCACGATCGAGGCGGCCGTGCCGTTCGATTTCTCCTGATTGCCCCAGACCTCCTCGAACCCGGTCGAGGTGGTCTTCTTGTAGCCGGATGCCGGGCAGTCGACGACGACGTTGCCGGAATTGGATCTGGCTTCGAACTGGAAGGCGGTGTCGAACTTCGCCTGCCCGACCGGCAGGGAGGGAACCGACGCGGTCTGATCGACCACGTGGCCGGACTGCACGAACAGGCTCTTCGCCGTCAGCGACAGCGTGGAGTCGGCCGTCATCGAGAAATCGCCCTTGTCCACGACGATCGCCACGCTTTCGTCGGTCTCCGCATAGAGCTTGGTTCCGGACACCAGCGTGAGCGTGCCCTGGGTCGACATGAAGATGCCGTTGGTCTCCGACGCCGTCCCCTTGTATGTCGACGGAAAGCCGCTCTCGTCGGACACGTAGGCGCCGAGCCTCAGATAGGCCGACTTGCCGCCCTTGCCGTCGGGCACGGTCATGCGCACACTTTTG
The DNA window shown above is from Amorphus orientalis and carries:
- a CDS encoding DUF3540 domain-containing protein — encoded protein: MQVKSGTTLIAEVTEATIGEPAARSQSEFATGQVGEVADRRFRLETEHGPVLARRAVSCLVEPQTGDRVLYVVEEEGRGTILHILSRPDPERQAVTLSNPDGPLRLRGSEVSVETEGSYAVSAGGISLTAPKAELTAKTLTMVGEGLQQVYGRIQTNTRSLETMSERIVTKALDRVEIVDNTDNQMIGTLSVKVSGVMTQASYSTVLVATEDLRMDGKRVTVG
- a CDS encoding type VI secretion system Vgr family protein; translated protein: MNLEIKGQELQDLDMVSFEGWEEISEPYVYIVRFLTTTDTTTKTLTGKQVTFDYEVAGLLEQNEPAYVHGYIHGHRILGLSLDRKFVTELEIRPRLYKLSLSGQTQVFGTTSKIKLPDLAKSILSPSSYKEGTSTQGDFSDDREIDCDMPGDVDQTERSFIVQYRETDLHFLSRIIENEGIFYFVSNDKSKETVQFGDKNHIFKKIGGKVPYIPQHLVNAAPVEEHVRTVHMRAEIAPKKMYVRDYNPNEASRRGQYLRNHAVDSNGSGAMVSYYEHYTSTSDGDRYAKIRAEEKIAWQRVFECETNSTRLRPGYLFTMDTDETKLNGLNQRYLVAGCHVRYSKGLDSVWVEDGHPFKNEIVCIALPSDATWTFRPKRRAEKPKVAGLIRALVDNDAGGQEAKLDDNGTYKIRLVEEESTESRLPSGKASANVRHALPYGGGQDTGFQFPLYKGTEVILACIEGDPDLPVIVGTVANSDNKTVLDGIDKALNKNKTNRIRTRSGITIELIDG
- a CDS encoding tetratricopeptide repeat protein encodes the protein MLTTDERLKAATDHVERHRLDEAEALFRDVLTTEPQNTAAVSGLGGVLLRRGAVDEAFEVIGRATSLDPGNPVNYENLAVVYRLRDESDYALTCLEAAVTAAPDRVEARIGLAEMLISTGRLDDAVEHIETAYQVHPDRPEVLVALGGAHMMRGDLAKAIASYRKALEVKPDTAEAHANLSTIYAGSGRPKDALDHAERAHALEPLNPAFASLLAGALEATGHTERGIGLIERMLVLHPRLPDLHGRLASLRLAAGQTDDALAGIVKQLRDNRDDPVLLETMSQLLHRAGRREQALTAARECLRRAPQSLLARTVERHSLIGLGRSDEIWPALSSEEPLQGPARLRVRLDDTIGVLETVPLLRAIPLAQSRGHEITIAAPEWLAALAGRVRHGAPAPAPQDGTGSNPAAEPGSDEPEDLPLLALPARAGISEAEMIAAPQCLVAAESTAAMWAQAVSEMPAPRIGFAWSAFPPGLDLTAFRHVFDCLSATPVSLVWDQYRSQLATMPEAIDGGLHIQGLDGAVAAVSALDAVIGGDGLPVHIAGALGIPGVAIVPGGQFWYWRKAEGGDRAVWYPSIRLVEFSPGQKRAEVIAMARATLEDVIAEAAATGASPDRDPVRMEESKQ
- the tssH gene encoding type VI secretion system ATPase TssH yields the protein MQPDLKALFARLNPYTKRSLETASGLCVSSSHYEVTIDHLLLVMIDDENRDLQAMLRAFDIDPANLRRALQRTVEGLRSGNSGRPVFSPLLIEWLTDGWIISSVELNLGEIRSGALLIALLQTPGRYGGADWYSLIEQISAREAKRRFGELTQASEEQAGAFATQPGEAGKADGSTGAAPAAGITEDSALGRFTINFTEQARSGRIDPVFCRDLEIQQMIDILGRRRKNNPICVGEPGVGKTAVVEGLALKIAQGDVPAFLQGVELVGLDLGMLQAGAGVKGEFENRLKGIIDEVKASTKPIVLFIDEAHMMIGAGGSAGGSDAANLLKPALARGELKTIAATTWSEYKKYFEKDAALARRFQLVKLDEPTPDQAVTIIRGLRGLYEKSHGVYIRDDAVVAAAKLSARYLSGRQLPDKAVDVLDTASARVKLSISSKPARLDGTERRIEELDRALSAVRRDEASYIGTESDLIPELEAEIEKLKAEAVSLGARWETERGLIEEILALRQKLGIGGSVEEAEAEIKQQEKTADGAVEPAAAPDGTSEMDADEKREAIDALKQKVAELAKVQGHDPLLTYEVSPDAVGQVISDWTGIPVGRMVRDESAAVLALSNRLKERVIGQDQAILAIDEGVRAAKAGLNSPTQPMGVFLFVGPSGVGKTELATAVAETLFGGDRFLTSINMSEFQEKHTLSKLVGSPPGYVGYGEGGILTEAVRQRPYSVVLLDEVEKADLEVMNLFYQVFDKGTLSDGEGRVIDFKNTIVILTSNLATDTLTQMGLADEKPSVDQLVEAIRPELSRHFKPALLARMQIVPFYPLVGSPLAGIVRLKLNKLVRQLRESQKIDLTYSDAVVNLIAARCTEVETGARNIDHIVNRTLRPAIATEILNRMTDEDDIDHMQVDVGEDSEFVITFGAPPEAHVGNGSAGSDDGPVDEGPSDAGPSNEVIGADFSFPTSDGPLTDPSETTGRLPE